One window from the genome of Rufibacter tibetensis encodes:
- a CDS encoding Maf family nucleotide pyrophosphatase translates to MNLTKNYILASNSPRRKELLTNLGLPFQIRVKEVDENYPPELGRAEVAEYLAAHKASAYREDLQPEEVIITADTIVCLDEIILNKPYDHAQATRMLTMLSGRSHEVYTGVCLLSLEKSVVFHDVTTVHFRDLTRDEIDFYINTYKPFDKAGSYGAQDWLGLVGIERIEGSYFNVMGLPVHRLYEELLVF, encoded by the coding sequence ATGAATTTAACTAAAAACTATATCCTGGCTTCCAACTCTCCACGGCGCAAGGAACTGCTCACCAATTTGGGCTTGCCTTTCCAGATACGAGTAAAAGAAGTAGATGAAAACTACCCACCAGAACTGGGCCGTGCAGAAGTGGCAGAGTATTTAGCCGCCCATAAGGCTAGTGCGTACCGCGAAGACCTTCAGCCGGAGGAAGTCATCATCACCGCTGATACAATTGTCTGCCTGGATGAAATCATCTTAAACAAGCCCTACGATCACGCCCAAGCTACCCGCATGCTCACCATGCTTTCGGGCCGCAGCCATGAAGTGTACACCGGAGTATGTCTGCTAAGCCTGGAGAAAAGCGTGGTTTTTCATGATGTGACCACCGTTCATTTCAGAGATCTCACCCGTGACGAAATAGACTTTTACATCAATACCTATAAGCCTTTTGACAAAGCAGGCAGCTACGGCGCTCAGGACTGGTTAGGCTTGGTAGGCATTGAACGGATTGAAGGATCTTACTTCAACGTGATGGGCTTGCCGGTGCATCGGTTATATGAAGAACTCCTGGTGTTTTAG
- a CDS encoding DUF1015 domain-containing protein, with amino-acid sequence MAHILPIKGFRYNPRLPFSIDALTSPLFDVVSLKQRQALYRNSYNSIHLSVPPGPDPADSARRTLEHWKRAGILQQDQLPGIYVYYQYFTLPGSSREYCRKGFMCHIKAYPWEEQVILRHENTMPSAVNDRVELLEQTKLHTSATHGLFTDATLSLEQYMDESITSPLYVSEDYQGVRDVLSVIHDAEVIQKFVDLLEDQQVILADGHHRYEGSLQYRQKMLQANPDATGDEAFHYHLMYLTNAASDDLRILPTHRLLEALPISPEVFLQKLEEYFTIRPIEEPFELNEVITGKKWAFGVYLQGEAYKVRLKPEVHAQLAWNIPQEVKDLDLTVMHYFILEQVLGISAEAQRQYEGLSYVRSFAECLTKVDSGKAQLALITNEVKMEEVQRVCHSGAVMPQKSTFFYPKVICGFLFSSIEENEFN; translated from the coding sequence ATGGCTCATATTTTACCAATCAAAGGCTTTAGGTACAATCCCAGGCTTCCTTTTTCCATTGACGCGCTCACTTCACCCCTGTTTGACGTGGTGTCATTGAAACAGCGGCAGGCCCTATACCGGAATTCCTACAACAGCATCCACCTCTCCGTACCCCCGGGCCCTGACCCCGCCGATAGTGCCCGCCGCACCTTGGAACACTGGAAACGGGCAGGCATTCTGCAGCAGGATCAGCTTCCGGGGATATATGTATACTACCAGTACTTCACTCTTCCGGGTTCTAGCCGCGAGTACTGCCGCAAAGGCTTCATGTGCCACATCAAGGCGTACCCTTGGGAGGAGCAGGTCATTCTTCGGCATGAGAACACCATGCCCTCGGCAGTGAACGATCGGGTGGAACTCTTGGAGCAAACCAAATTACATACCAGCGCTACCCACGGCCTGTTCACTGATGCAACCTTATCTTTAGAACAGTACATGGATGAAAGCATCACTTCGCCCCTTTATGTATCTGAAGATTACCAGGGCGTACGTGATGTGCTGTCTGTGATACATGATGCAGAAGTTATCCAGAAATTTGTGGACCTTCTAGAGGATCAGCAGGTAATCTTAGCAGATGGGCACCACCGGTATGAAGGGTCTTTGCAGTACCGGCAGAAGATGTTGCAAGCTAATCCAGATGCTACCGGTGATGAGGCATTCCATTACCACCTCATGTACCTGACCAACGCGGCTTCAGACGACTTGCGTATTCTGCCAACTCACAGGCTTCTAGAAGCTTTACCCATTTCTCCTGAAGTGTTTTTGCAAAAACTGGAGGAGTATTTTACCATTCGACCTATTGAAGAACCCTTTGAATTAAATGAGGTTATCACCGGTAAGAAGTGGGCTTTTGGCGTGTATTTACAAGGGGAAGCGTACAAGGTCAGGTTAAAGCCCGAAGTACATGCGCAACTCGCCTGGAATATCCCGCAGGAAGTAAAAGACCTGGACCTCACAGTCATGCACTACTTTATTCTGGAACAAGTGCTGGGTATTTCGGCGGAGGCACAGCGCCAATACGAAGGCCTCTCCTATGTCCGGTCTTTTGCTGAATGCCTGACCAAAGTAGACTCTGGCAAAGCCCAACTGGCGCTTATCACCAATGAAGTGAAAATGGAAGAGGTGCAGCGGGTGTGCCATTCGGGAGCCGTGATGCCACAGAAATCAACGTTCTTTTACCCCAAAGTCATTTGCGGGTTTTTATTCAGCTCAATAGAAGAAAATGAATTTAACTAA
- the pdxH gene encoding pyridoxamine 5'-phosphate oxidase codes for MEAPLSLADIRINYSLKELTLDAVSKDPFKQFETWMQEALTAKADEPTAMTLSTASPQGRPTARVVLLKALEKEGFVFYTNYESRKGQQLLENPYAALTFFWPVLERQVRVEGTVERLPAEKSEAYFHSRPRGSQIGAWSSPQSQPIEDRFFLENLEKEYSAKFKDMEVIPRPEHWGGYLVRPERIEFWQGRQNRLHDRLLFEQESNGTWHINRLAP; via the coding sequence ATGGAAGCACCATTGTCTCTTGCTGATATCAGGATCAACTATTCCTTAAAGGAACTCACCCTAGACGCAGTATCTAAGGACCCTTTTAAACAGTTTGAAACCTGGATGCAGGAAGCCCTTACTGCCAAGGCAGACGAACCCACCGCCATGACCTTGAGTACAGCCTCCCCGCAAGGCAGACCAACTGCCCGGGTTGTGTTGCTGAAAGCCCTGGAAAAAGAGGGCTTTGTCTTTTATACAAACTACGAGAGCCGAAAAGGACAGCAGCTACTGGAAAACCCTTATGCCGCCCTTACCTTTTTCTGGCCAGTGCTTGAACGTCAGGTACGGGTGGAAGGAACTGTTGAACGGTTGCCAGCCGAGAAATCGGAAGCTTATTTTCATAGCCGCCCCCGCGGAAGTCAGATTGGTGCCTGGTCATCGCCGCAAAGCCAACCAATTGAGGACCGGTTCTTTCTGGAAAACCTGGAAAAGGAATACTCCGCTAAATTCAAAGATATGGAAGTGATTCCCCGGCCTGAGCACTGGGGCGGGTACCTGGTACGGCCTGAACGGATAGAGTTTTGGCAAGGAAGACAGAACCGCCTGCATGACCGTCTTCTGTTTGAACAGGAAAGCAACGGAACCTGGCACATCAACCGGCTGGCTCCCTGA
- a CDS encoding YqgE/AlgH family protein gives MRRKMAKEIQNGSILISEPFLGDPNFERSVVVICQHDKEGTVGLVLNRVSALHLSDVVEVNEEIFDMPLAVGGPMQPNTLHYIHRLPHLTDAQPISSELYWGGDFEELTRWLNEGLVSQDEIRFFVGYSGWSPGQLQEEIEKNVWFINNNAANKLLTLNIDTLWRDILKEMGGKYKMYANYPADPSLN, from the coding sequence ATGAGAAGAAAGATGGCGAAAGAAATCCAGAACGGGAGCATATTGATTTCAGAACCTTTCCTGGGTGACCCCAACTTTGAAAGAAGTGTTGTGGTCATCTGTCAGCATGACAAAGAAGGGACAGTAGGCTTGGTTTTGAACCGGGTTTCTGCCCTGCACTTATCAGATGTGGTAGAGGTGAATGAAGAGATATTTGACATGCCGTTGGCGGTAGGCGGGCCTATGCAGCCCAATACCTTGCATTACATTCACAGACTGCCTCATTTAACAGATGCGCAGCCTATTTCTTCTGAGCTTTATTGGGGCGGTGACTTTGAAGAATTAACCCGTTGGTTGAATGAAGGATTGGTATCACAGGATGAAATCAGGTTTTTTGTGGGTTATTCCGGGTGGAGCCCAGGCCAATTACAGGAAGAAATTGAGAAAAATGTTTGGTTTATTAATAACAATGCTGCGAATAAATTGCTTACTTTGAATATAGATACCTTGTGGCGCGACATCTTAAAAGAGATGGGCGGTAAGTACAAGATGTACGCAAACTACCCAGCAGACCCAAGCTTAAACTAA
- a CDS encoding DUF349 domain-containing protein — protein sequence MMNQDPENQQNGKTEEQANQEQTQDQRRILEERLAEINARSQATTTTASADMMEETPAVEEDPASERVTFEEVTEVAAPQIQPEMTQSSVLASEDTITAPVAVDQTTPPTAASTQNTAPENDSTEQIVDSPVVAAPVESFPEGVTQTPGVHEEAHHEEEELHPEEDYTHLPIDEIRARILALAQEGNVRKSGRALNNLYRVYEPQFQEERQEALNRFIAEGGSPDDFEYNAPRAHKDVEQAMQRFREARFREQRQEEEQKISNLQKKRDLLERLRLFIESSETQTSGNSIKELQNEWKAIGQVPTAEAQQLWNSYHALLDMYYNNRSIFFELKELDRKRNLDAKNLLCERAEALAKEENINKALQELRHLHDEWKHIGPVPNDQRDLVWNRFIQASEQVHDRKKAFFESRKAEETANLDKKRQLLAQIEQFSHFTSDRINDWRDKTDQIQQLKEAWDAAGLVPKENAEEVNKAFWSSYKAFFHHKNTFFKALDEEKMQNYRQKVALCEEAESVQGSEDWDSTKEKLIQLQKKWKTIGRVPDKYSDKIWNRFRTACNAFFDRLHQEAQNKETQLSQLSAQKQTYCEQLATKVADPTFVGSMDEFNRIHQEWQSFSSEGKRNPKVEDRFQSLLSKYLDKVPEIGKEQKEQTLFQLQLNHLKSSPDGDQKLYQKEQHLRRDITSLENDISTLKTNIEFFARSKNAEKLREEYQSKIDEAQNRIQHLKRQLKALRS from the coding sequence ATGATGAACCAAGATCCGGAAAATCAGCAAAACGGTAAAACGGAAGAACAAGCAAACCAGGAACAAACGCAAGATCAGCGCAGAATTCTGGAAGAACGTTTGGCCGAAATAAATGCCCGCAGCCAGGCCACTACCACTACTGCCTCTGCAGACATGATGGAAGAAACACCAGCCGTGGAGGAAGACCCCGCCTCTGAAAGGGTTACATTTGAAGAAGTAACTGAAGTGGCTGCTCCTCAGATACAGCCAGAAATGACGCAATCTTCAGTGCTAGCTTCTGAAGACACCATCACAGCGCCAGTGGCAGTAGATCAAACCACGCCACCAACTGCAGCATCAACGCAAAACACAGCACCAGAGAACGACTCAACTGAGCAAATAGTAGATTCTCCGGTAGTTGCTGCTCCAGTGGAGTCTTTTCCGGAAGGCGTTACTCAGACACCAGGGGTGCACGAGGAGGCACACCATGAAGAAGAGGAACTTCACCCTGAGGAGGATTATACTCACTTGCCTATTGATGAAATCAGAGCTCGTATTTTGGCACTGGCGCAGGAAGGCAACGTTCGTAAATCAGGCCGTGCCCTGAACAATCTGTACCGGGTATATGAGCCGCAGTTCCAGGAAGAGCGGCAAGAGGCCCTAAACCGGTTCATTGCAGAAGGTGGTTCACCAGATGATTTTGAATACAATGCGCCGCGCGCCCATAAAGATGTGGAACAGGCCATGCAGCGGTTCAGGGAAGCTCGTTTCAGAGAGCAGCGCCAGGAAGAAGAGCAGAAAATATCAAACCTGCAAAAAAAGCGGGATTTGCTTGAACGCCTCCGGCTGTTCATTGAGTCCTCCGAAACCCAAACCAGCGGCAACTCCATCAAGGAACTGCAGAACGAGTGGAAAGCCATTGGTCAGGTACCTACCGCTGAGGCCCAGCAGTTGTGGAATTCCTACCACGCCTTGCTGGACATGTATTATAACAACCGCAGCATCTTCTTTGAACTCAAGGAACTTGATCGCAAGCGTAACCTGGACGCCAAAAATCTGCTGTGCGAGCGCGCGGAGGCATTGGCCAAGGAAGAAAATATAAACAAAGCCCTGCAGGAACTGCGCCACTTACACGATGAGTGGAAGCACATTGGGCCGGTACCTAATGATCAGCGCGATCTGGTATGGAACCGTTTCATTCAGGCGTCAGAACAGGTACACGACCGCAAAAAAGCATTCTTTGAATCCAGAAAAGCCGAAGAAACAGCCAACCTGGACAAGAAGAGACAATTGCTGGCGCAGATAGAGCAGTTCTCGCATTTCACCTCAGACCGTATCAATGACTGGCGGGATAAAACTGACCAGATCCAGCAGTTGAAAGAAGCTTGGGATGCAGCCGGACTAGTTCCTAAAGAAAATGCCGAGGAAGTAAACAAAGCTTTCTGGAGTTCCTATAAAGCTTTCTTCCACCATAAGAACACTTTCTTCAAAGCGCTGGACGAAGAGAAAATGCAGAACTACCGTCAAAAGGTGGCGTTGTGCGAAGAGGCTGAAAGTGTGCAAGGCAGTGAAGACTGGGATAGCACCAAAGAAAAGCTGATTCAGCTTCAAAAGAAATGGAAAACCATTGGCAGGGTACCTGACAAGTACTCAGATAAAATCTGGAATAGGTTTAGAACAGCATGTAATGCTTTCTTTGACCGCTTACACCAGGAGGCCCAAAACAAAGAAACCCAACTCAGCCAACTTTCTGCGCAAAAGCAAACCTATTGCGAGCAATTAGCCACCAAGGTAGCGGACCCGACGTTTGTGGGATCAATGGATGAGTTTAACCGGATTCACCAGGAGTGGCAGTCTTTCTCATCTGAAGGCAAGCGTAACCCAAAGGTGGAAGACCGGTTCCAATCTTTGCTTTCCAAGTATCTGGACAAAGTGCCGGAAATAGGCAAGGAGCAGAAAGAGCAGACCTTGTTCCAGCTTCAGCTAAACCATTTAAAGTCGAGCCCAGACGGAGACCAGAAGCTGTACCAAAAAGAACAGCACCTGCGCCGTGACATCACGTCGCTGGAGAACGACATTTCTACCTTGAAGACCAATATTGAGTTTTTTGCCCGTTCAAAGAACGCTGAAAAACTTAGAGAAGAGTATCAGTCAAAGATTGACGAGGCCCAAAATCGAATTCAGCACCTGAAAAGACAGTTGAAAGCGTTACGCTCGTAA
- a CDS encoding cupin domain-containing protein: MITAYKLYADEEGHSHFQKGTITQKMMTGVEELHFKETPADFDYDWHTAPTTQYVLTLTGTLEFTTSLGKTFILKPGDVLIAMDTVGNGHKWRMVGDQPWKRAYVVFTKDTQVNFEPDTE, from the coding sequence ATGATCACAGCTTACAAATTATACGCGGATGAAGAGGGGCATTCCCACTTCCAAAAAGGAACAATTACCCAGAAAATGATGACGGGAGTGGAAGAACTTCACTTCAAAGAAACGCCAGCAGATTTTGACTATGACTGGCATACCGCACCTACCACCCAATATGTATTAACCTTAACTGGAACTCTGGAATTTACTACCAGCTTGGGCAAGACCTTCATCCTAAAACCCGGAGATGTTCTCATTGCCATGGATACTGTAGGGAACGGCCATAAGTGGCGTATGGTGGGCGACCAGCCCTGGAAACGGGCCTATGTCGTTTTTACCAAAGATACCCAGGTGAACTTTGAACCAGACACCGAGTAG
- a CDS encoding OmpA family protein → MNTENRDFFWPSYVDLMTVLFLIMLVLFVLSFKMFTDKNSENIRNIARLQVEVQEKRKLDEIKAALSRLDGRYFQYNEKHKRHELLVDVLFAQSSATIPQRSLAPLRRAGEELSRVINSVKGSDVKYLIVIDGRAASFPTGDPRNITQREYALELSYKRALALLQFWRNAGIKFPKDRIELIASGSGFEGAGRTGDVRDRRFVIQVLPKVGTL, encoded by the coding sequence ATGAATACAGAAAACAGAGACTTCTTCTGGCCTAGCTACGTGGACCTCATGACGGTGCTTTTCCTGATTATGCTGGTCTTGTTTGTGCTGAGCTTTAAGATGTTCACAGATAAGAATTCAGAGAACATCCGCAACATAGCAAGGCTGCAGGTAGAGGTTCAGGAGAAACGCAAATTAGATGAGATTAAAGCCGCATTATCCCGATTAGATGGGCGGTATTTCCAATACAATGAAAAGCACAAACGCCATGAACTCCTGGTAGATGTGTTGTTTGCCCAAAGCAGTGCCACCATTCCGCAGCGGTCACTTGCTCCATTGAGAAGAGCCGGGGAGGAACTGAGCCGCGTGATCAATTCAGTGAAGGGTTCAGATGTAAAGTATTTGATTGTAATTGACGGTCGGGCAGCAAGTTTCCCTACTGGGGATCCCAGGAACATTACCCAGCGGGAGTATGCTTTGGAACTAAGCTACAAGCGGGCTTTGGCCTTGCTCCAGTTCTGGCGGAACGCCGGCATCAAATTCCCTAAAGATCGCATTGAACTCATCGCCTCAGGCAGTGGCTTTGAGGGAGCCGGCCGGACAGGTGACGTGCGAGATCGCCGCTTTGTGATTCAGGTTTTACCCAAAGTAGGCACTCTATAA
- a CDS encoding BamA/TamA family outer membrane protein yields MKTTLLLLALTGIGFTSLAQTSEEAPTEVSSLDSVAPAYRKWNIYPVLYYTPETQFGFGTKLVHVRKSKGALPTDRPDLYSPTLVYTSRKQILTALAADVWRKHNGQHISGQLEYNDYPYFFFGIGNNTPDDAEEAYTSRTINFFGQFEERVFKQLYLGARYEFKKETIPEVEPEGQLAQRTIVGSEGTVASGFGPLLMIDSRNNVWTPSKGDYHQFTAIFFGKYLGGEDNFTRYKLDLRKYMSGIGPGVLAVQGLFTFTVGDAPFQFLAPIGGVNVMRGFLEGRFRDEDAIVGQVDYRFPIKGRIGGAVFGGAGQVSKRIPDFAVNEFHLAGGGGLRYKLNKEGMVVRGDVAFSNQGMYIYFSFAEAF; encoded by the coding sequence TTGAAAACAACACTACTCCTGCTGGCATTAACCGGTATAGGGTTTACCTCTTTAGCTCAAACTTCTGAAGAGGCACCAACAGAGGTTTCCTCCCTAGACTCTGTTGCCCCAGCTTACCGCAAATGGAACATCTACCCGGTCTTGTACTACACCCCAGAAACTCAGTTTGGGTTTGGTACCAAGCTGGTGCACGTCAGGAAATCAAAGGGTGCTTTGCCTACTGACCGGCCTGACCTTTATTCTCCTACCCTGGTGTACACTTCCCGAAAGCAGATTCTCACTGCTCTGGCGGCTGATGTGTGGCGTAAGCACAATGGCCAACATATTTCCGGACAGCTGGAGTACAATGACTACCCCTACTTTTTCTTCGGGATTGGGAACAATACACCAGATGATGCGGAAGAAGCATACACCAGTCGCACCATTAACTTCTTCGGGCAATTTGAAGAAAGAGTCTTCAAGCAACTGTACCTGGGTGCCCGGTACGAGTTCAAGAAAGAAACAATCCCTGAAGTAGAGCCGGAAGGTCAATTAGCGCAAAGAACCATTGTTGGTAGTGAAGGAACGGTTGCCTCAGGGTTTGGACCTTTGCTGATGATAGACAGCCGGAACAATGTCTGGACCCCTTCTAAAGGAGATTATCATCAGTTCACTGCAATCTTCTTTGGGAAGTATTTAGGCGGAGAGGATAATTTCACCCGTTATAAACTGGACCTCAGAAAGTACATGTCTGGCATAGGGCCAGGGGTGTTAGCTGTGCAAGGTCTATTTACGTTTACAGTGGGTGATGCGCCTTTTCAGTTCCTCGCTCCTATTGGCGGGGTGAACGTGATGCGTGGTTTCCTGGAAGGAAGGTTCCGGGATGAGGATGCCATTGTAGGGCAAGTAGATTACCGCTTTCCTATCAAAGGAAGAATTGGCGGGGCAGTTTTTGGCGGGGCAGGTCAGGTATCTAAGAGAATTCCTGATTTTGCGGTTAACGAGTTCCATTTAGCCGGTGGCGGCGGACTGCGGTACAAATTGAACAAAGAAGGAATGGTGGTACGCGGAGACGTGGCTTTTTCAAACCAAGGCATGTACATCTACTTTTCCTTTGCAGAAGCATTTTAA
- a CDS encoding DUF547 domain-containing protein, which produces MKKHFFLWLLVMGVLTSCGFTTPLNAQSKPVSHAAWDQQLKKYVAANGRVNYKAWKQDRAALQSYLKLLGDNAPNNKWSRVDQLAYWINAYNAFTVERILMDYPVKSIKDLGGKVTFVNTVWDQKFIKIGGKMYDLNNIEHNILRKKFEEPRIHFAIVCASESCPRLRNEAYVGSRINAQLEEQTVQFINDSTKNKISANQAELSEIFNWFGGDFKKKGTLLQFINKYSRTKVNPSAKISFMNYDWALNGI; this is translated from the coding sequence ATGAAAAAACATTTTTTCCTGTGGCTTCTTGTAATGGGCGTTTTAACCAGCTGTGGCTTCACAACCCCTCTTAACGCACAGTCTAAACCAGTAAGTCATGCTGCCTGGGACCAGCAACTAAAAAAGTATGTGGCTGCGAACGGAAGGGTCAACTACAAAGCCTGGAAACAGGACCGCGCTGCTCTGCAGAGTTACCTGAAATTGCTTGGTGACAATGCGCCAAATAATAAGTGGTCACGCGTAGATCAATTGGCTTACTGGATCAATGCCTACAATGCCTTCACCGTAGAACGTATTTTGATGGATTATCCGGTGAAAAGCATCAAAGACTTGGGCGGAAAAGTGACGTTTGTAAATACCGTCTGGGACCAGAAATTCATCAAAATTGGCGGCAAGATGTATGACCTGAACAACATTGAGCATAACATCCTGCGGAAGAAGTTTGAGGAGCCGCGTATCCACTTTGCCATTGTCTGCGCCTCAGAATCTTGCCCGCGGTTGAGAAACGAAGCGTATGTAGGTTCCAGGATCAACGCTCAGTTAGAGGAACAAACCGTTCAGTTTATCAATGATTCAACCAAGAACAAGATTTCAGCGAACCAGGCTGAGCTTTCAGAGATATTCAATTGGTTTGGTGGTGATTTCAAGAAAAAAGGCACTTTACTGCAGTTTATTAATAAATACAGCAGAACCAAAGTGAACCCTTCAGCCAAAATTAGTTTCATGAACTATGACTGGGCTTTGAACGGAATCTAA
- a CDS encoding HD domain-containing protein encodes MKADELVAVTAQHVEKLFAGEGSGHDWWHIRRVWQNALKIGTLEKADLTLVQLGALLHDIADWKFHAGDEEAGPRAATEWLQAQQAPEDLIEQVCQIIREVSFKGAGVDTTPSTLEAKVVQDADRLDAIGAIGIGRAFAYGGYKGREMYSPDHVPLLHASFEEYKKNQGPTLNHFYEKLFLLKDRLNTPAGQQLAQERHAYMQQFVQQFLTEWHGEEQPPAAFHL; translated from the coding sequence ATGAAGGCGGATGAATTAGTGGCAGTGACGGCCCAACACGTAGAAAAGTTATTTGCAGGCGAAGGATCTGGCCATGATTGGTGGCATATCAGAAGAGTTTGGCAAAATGCCCTTAAAATAGGCACCCTGGAGAAGGCTGATTTAACCCTGGTACAGTTAGGTGCGCTCCTGCATGATATTGCAGACTGGAAATTCCATGCCGGCGATGAGGAAGCCGGCCCCAGGGCAGCTACCGAATGGCTTCAGGCGCAACAAGCCCCCGAAGACCTGATTGAACAAGTGTGCCAGATCATCAGGGAAGTATCTTTTAAAGGAGCCGGCGTTGACACCACACCTTCTACCCTGGAAGCCAAAGTGGTACAGGATGCTGACCGGCTGGACGCCATTGGCGCCATTGGCATTGGCCGGGCATTTGCTTACGGCGGATATAAGGGAAGAGAAATGTACAGTCCAGATCATGTACCTCTGCTGCATGCTTCTTTTGAAGAATATAAGAAAAATCAGGGGCCTACGCTTAACCACTTCTATGAAAAGCTCTTCCTCTTGAAAGATCGGTTGAATACTCCGGCAGGCCAACAACTCGCCCAGGAGCGACACGCCTATATGCAGCAATTTGTACAGCAATTTCTGACCGAGTGGCACGGCGAAGAGCAGCCGCCAGCAGCTTTCCATCTTTAA
- a CDS encoding M14 family metallopeptidase, producing MKSTLKAALLGVAFSGVSTLAMAQRDYQSYAQLTTRLQRLSSKYSKLVSLTTIGKTATGKEIWMLTMGRDNAVNKPAIVIAAGLEGTQLATTELAMQMAEQMLEAAVLQDSVRELLQTKTFYILPNLNPDASEQYHEKLRWERLGNAQPIDDDRDGRMFEDPFEDLNKDGLITMMRVKNPTGTYRPSSEDPRVMVKADVSKGEKGEYLLFTEGLDNDKDGKWNEDPEGGVMFNRNFTFDYPYFQEGAGEHPISERETKAFADFMYEAKNVFAVFLFGPANTLTEPLKYDRAKATKRIISGPLEKDAAVNDQISKLYNSTTQLKNAPKVGPSSGDVLQWAYFHYGRFSYSTPGWWTPKIIPAKDTTGGKTPQSPSDNEDVNFLLWAEANEVMGTFVNWKSFKHPDFPDQEVEIGGLAPYVKQTPPVRMLGPIAQKHFQFFSAFAKWMPSLQIVNVSSEKVAGGLTRITADVYNQGSLPTHSEIGDKSRWVQKVKVTLKLSENQKIVSGNKIQLSNAVAGGDKFQVSWLVNGKGYVTLEAQSPTAGKQIKEVYLR from the coding sequence ATGAAAAGTACACTTAAAGCTGCTTTGTTAGGAGTGGCTTTCTCAGGGGTAAGTACATTGGCAATGGCTCAGCGCGATTACCAAAGCTATGCCCAACTTACCACGCGTTTGCAAAGGCTCAGCAGCAAGTACAGCAAACTAGTCTCGCTCACTACCATCGGGAAAACCGCCACCGGCAAAGAGATCTGGATGCTGACCATGGGCCGGGACAATGCCGTGAACAAACCAGCCATAGTCATTGCCGCTGGTTTGGAGGGAACGCAATTGGCCACCACTGAACTTGCAATGCAAATGGCCGAGCAGATGTTAGAGGCCGCCGTGCTGCAGGACTCTGTGCGGGAGCTACTGCAAACCAAAACCTTTTACATCCTGCCCAACCTTAATCCAGATGCCTCAGAGCAATATCATGAGAAGCTTAGGTGGGAACGTCTGGGAAATGCGCAGCCCATTGATGATGATAGGGACGGACGCATGTTTGAAGATCCTTTTGAGGACCTGAACAAAGATGGGCTCATTACTATGATGCGCGTAAAAAACCCAACGGGTACTTACAGGCCATCTTCTGAAGACCCCAGGGTGATGGTGAAAGCGGATGTTTCTAAAGGCGAAAAAGGAGAGTACCTTCTTTTTACGGAAGGGTTGGACAACGACAAAGACGGCAAATGGAACGAAGACCCAGAAGGAGGGGTGATGTTCAACCGCAACTTCACGTTTGACTACCCTTACTTTCAGGAAGGAGCGGGTGAGCACCCCATCTCTGAACGTGAAACAAAAGCCTTCGCTGACTTCATGTACGAAGCGAAAAATGTTTTTGCCGTTTTCCTGTTTGGTCCAGCTAACACTCTAACAGAACCATTGAAGTACGATCGGGCAAAAGCCACCAAGCGCATTATCAGCGGACCACTGGAGAAAGATGCTGCGGTGAATGACCAAATCTCTAAGCTCTACAACAGCACTACCCAACTTAAAAATGCACCCAAAGTTGGCCCCTCCAGCGGAGATGTTTTGCAATGGGCGTACTTCCATTACGGACGTTTCAGCTATAGTACGCCTGGTTGGTGGACTCCTAAAATTATACCTGCCAAAGATACGACTGGTGGAAAAACACCACAGAGTCCATCAGATAATGAAGATGTAAATTTTCTTCTGTGGGCCGAAGCCAATGAGGTGATGGGCACTTTTGTAAATTGGAAAAGCTTCAAACACCCAGACTTTCCAGATCAGGAAGTGGAGATTGGCGGACTTGCTCCTTATGTGAAACAAACACCTCCCGTGAGAATGTTAGGACCTATTGCGCAGAAGCACTTCCAGTTTTTCTCTGCTTTTGCCAAATGGATGCCTTCGCTCCAGATAGTGAACGTCAGCTCTGAGAAAGTGGCAGGAGGCCTTACCCGCATTACCGCCGATGTCTACAACCAAGGCTCACTGCCAACCCACTCAGAAATAGGTGATAAATCACGGTGGGTGCAGAAAGTGAAAGTGACGCTTAAGCTAAGCGAGAACCAAAAAATAGTCTCCGGAAACAAGATACAGTTAAGTAACGCAGTAGCCGGGGGCGACAAATTCCAGGTTTCCTGGCTCGTGAATGGCAAAGGGTACGTGACTCTGGAGGCGCAGAGCCCTACAGCCGGAAAACAAATTAAAGAAGTGTACCTCCGCTAG